In Methylobacterium currus, the genomic stretch TGCCCACCGCGATCTCGTCGCCTGGTGCGAGGCCGGAGACGATCTCGACCGCTTCATCGTCGGTCCTGCCGACCTCGACGTTCCGTTTTTTGAAGCCCGCTGGCGTGCGCACGAAAACCACGCGCTTGCCCTCGACCGTCTGTAGCGCCGCCTTCGGCAACTTCACCTTGACCCGGTCCTGCGCGATCTCGACCTCGGCGGTCACGAAGGTGCCCGGCCGCCAAGTCATGTCCTTGTTCGGTAAGGCGACGATGACCCGGGCGGAGCGCGTGTCCGGATTGAGGATCGGGCTGACGAAGATGATCTTGCCCTCGGCGCGCCTGTCCTCGTCGCCCAGGTTCGGGACGATGCCGACGCGCGCTCCTTCCTTGATCTTCACGAGCTCCACGGTGGGTACTGCGAGTTCGATCCAGACGTTGGACAGGTCAGCGACGGAGTAGAGGTCGGGCGGGTCGCCTTGGCCACCGACCGTGGTGCCCACATCGACCTTGCGCTCGACCACCCGCCCCGTTAGGGGCGAGCGCAGCTCGTACTGGCGCAGGCTCGACAGGTTCGGGGTCGTCTCGTCCTTTTTCGCCAAGCTTGAGACCTCGGTGGCGTTGAGCCCGAGGGCCGAAAGCTTCTGCCGGGCGAGATCGACGCGCAGTTGCGCTTCCGAGTAGACGGCTCTGGCGTTGAGGAAGGCGGATTCCGCGGATATCCGCTTGTCCCAGAGGGACTGCTGCCGGTCGAAGTTCGTCTTCTCCAGCTCCGCCTTGACGGTGGTCGTCAGGTACTCGCTCTTGGCGTCGGCGACCTCGCGACTGTCGAGCACGGCCACGACCTCACCCTTTCGCACGGGATCGCCCAGGCGCTTGCGCATCTCGGCCACGGTCCCGACGACCCGGGCCGGCACGCGCGCGATCCGGTCGGCGTCCGGCGTAATTGTGCCCGGAACGATCAGGTGCTGCGCGATCGTGCCCCCTTCGGCCTGTGCAAGCGTGATATCCTGCCCCGCGACCTGCTCGGGCTGCATCTTGATCAGGCCC encodes the following:
- a CDS encoding efflux RND transporter periplasmic adaptor subunit, encoding MRILLSVAILATGIAVGGAVPRVSELIQGALAAVGISKVQPPPAAGRGASKTEAPEHAGERGSQHDEKPGAERPADALEHKGGEKHAEEGLIKMQPEQVAGQDITLAQAEGGTIAQHLIVPGTITPDADRIARVPARVVGTVAEMRKRLGDPVRKGEVVAVLDSREVADAKSEYLTTTVKAELEKTNFDRQQSLWDKRISAESAFLNARAVYSEAQLRVDLARQKLSALGLNATEVSSLAKKDETTPNLSSLRQYELRSPLTGRVVERKVDVGTTVGGQGDPPDLYSVADLSNVWIELAVPTVELVKIKEGARVGIVPNLGDEDRRAEGKIIFVSPILNPDTRSARVIVALPNKDMTWRPGTFVTAEVEIAQDRVKVKLPKAALQTVEGKRVVFVRTPAGFKKRNVEVGRTDDEAVEIVSGLAPGDEIAVGNTFLLKAELGKSEAGDND